Proteins encoded in a region of the Alicyclobacillus vulcanalis genome:
- a CDS encoding DUF4855 domain-containing protein: MLALAFRFRGAVALSACAVVGAVAAFAGNLHAQTAPSGVPQDLTQEGQVTVSIDGVPDPVFAAEEAKYPGDITSFDTWRGFSHQGKRVITLTLPKPADVVSVSVRALQDFPLGIYFPRDVEFQFEMQGRWYTAGSEASAYPQSTRNVMAQTFSWSSPRGVEASAVRIVVPVDVWVFLDGFDVKGYTTRTGAAASTLTPVAANLDKPLGPLSPTAPNAYGIRNMLLVETGANGSLGTWSEQDFVPMLGYVNDRGQITAPLFDTILFLPYGSVPTTQAGLSAYLQDLFSPGKQLSALNEAVGYVNQVLHRPGFKERVVLSLPYFAYGQAAFGTVAGSPVQFAGSPTDPDALQARETAESWYVQQLLSDWNRAHFTNLQLVGLYWNEEQFRETMPGEAAYVQFASQLAASHHLPLFWIPFYGAAGIADWKALGFSAAWIQPNFVEQGSQAYLARMVNAAQTAAQYGMGVEVELTGISYQDQALYDSSLAQLSAYGFGSNQASHAYYDGSKLLLTSARSTGLARVAYDTTASFIAGVALHGGS, from the coding sequence GTGTTGGCATTGGCGTTTCGCTTCCGCGGAGCCGTCGCGCTGAGCGCATGCGCGGTGGTTGGCGCCGTGGCCGCGTTTGCGGGAAATCTGCACGCGCAGACTGCGCCGAGCGGCGTTCCGCAGGATCTAACCCAGGAGGGTCAGGTGACGGTGTCCATCGACGGCGTGCCCGACCCCGTGTTTGCGGCGGAGGAGGCCAAGTATCCCGGCGACATCACTTCGTTCGACACGTGGCGAGGGTTCAGCCATCAGGGCAAGCGCGTCATCACCCTGACGCTGCCCAAACCCGCCGATGTGGTTTCCGTCTCGGTCCGCGCACTGCAGGATTTTCCCCTTGGCATCTACTTCCCGCGCGACGTCGAATTCCAGTTCGAGATGCAAGGCCGGTGGTACACAGCCGGCAGCGAGGCGTCCGCGTATCCGCAGAGCACTCGAAACGTGATGGCGCAGACCTTTTCGTGGTCGTCGCCGCGTGGGGTGGAGGCGTCAGCCGTGCGCATCGTCGTCCCTGTCGATGTGTGGGTGTTTTTGGACGGTTTTGACGTCAAGGGGTACACGACCCGCACGGGCGCGGCAGCGAGCACGCTCACACCGGTGGCCGCCAATTTGGACAAGCCGCTCGGCCCGCTCTCGCCGACGGCGCCAAACGCCTATGGCATCCGCAATATGCTGCTGGTCGAGACGGGCGCGAACGGCTCTCTTGGCACGTGGAGCGAACAGGACTTCGTGCCCATGCTCGGCTATGTGAACGACAGAGGTCAGATCACGGCGCCTTTATTCGACACGATCTTGTTTCTGCCCTACGGCTCCGTGCCGACCACGCAGGCCGGGCTATCCGCGTACCTGCAGGATTTGTTTTCCCCCGGTAAGCAGCTTTCCGCCTTGAACGAAGCGGTGGGCTACGTCAACCAGGTGTTGCACCGCCCTGGCTTCAAAGAGCGCGTGGTGCTGTCGCTGCCTTACTTTGCCTACGGCCAGGCCGCGTTCGGCACCGTCGCCGGATCGCCCGTGCAATTCGCCGGGTCTCCGACCGATCCCGACGCGCTTCAAGCCCGCGAGACGGCCGAGAGCTGGTATGTACAGCAACTTCTTAGCGACTGGAACCGCGCTCACTTCACGAATCTCCAGCTGGTCGGCCTCTATTGGAATGAAGAGCAGTTTCGCGAGACCATGCCGGGCGAAGCCGCGTACGTGCAGTTCGCTTCCCAGCTGGCCGCGTCTCACCATCTGCCCTTGTTTTGGATCCCGTTCTACGGAGCGGCGGGCATCGCGGACTGGAAGGCGCTCGGCTTTTCCGCCGCGTGGATTCAGCCCAACTTTGTGGAGCAGGGATCGCAGGCGTATCTCGCGCGCATGGTGAACGCCGCGCAGACCGCCGCGCAGTATGGCATGGGCGTGGAGGTCGAGTTGACAGGAATTAGTTACCAGGACCAGGCGCTCTACGACAGCTCGCTCGCGCAGTTGTCGGCGTACGGCTTTGGCTCCAATCAGGCGTCGCACGCCTACTACGACGGTTCCAAACTGCTGTTGACCTCGGCGCGATCGACGGGATTGGCGCGCGTCGCGTACGACACAACGGCGAGCTTTATCGCGGGGGTGGCCCTTCATGGCGGTTCGTAG
- a CDS encoding helix-turn-helix transcriptional regulator — protein sequence MDPHSALAALEAFAKALDLPWIVWDGDRVVAGQSGKLPTAAWLASCRQLAEGLAAQGDACESAAIVEFRYFERFAVCPYGQLWVAIGPGVDHALDPAEIDRATGDGVHEPLGKPEFRELASRLPTMSHERWVAVAKTLDALLGTGAPADRHPPILWITRVPSSSDRSLTAAESAVPDETWFEHHHFVYTSRHDVTREREMLRCVRTGDVEGMRALQAAIRRDRSGVGVLSKRSEIRNRKNIGICAITLATRAAVEAGVDVETAYGMSDAWIQTLEDASTLVEVETCVDRALVAFARAAHKAQSSSRSRHVREAEAYLRQHVTKRVRMADVARHVGVHPHHLAARFKAETGQTLTEALWSMRIEAAKEMLRDSRMSVGEIAALLQFTDQSHFARRFRQATGLSPRAFRTRCIAEADASQVIR from the coding sequence ATGGACCCGCACAGTGCGCTGGCGGCCTTGGAAGCGTTTGCGAAGGCACTTGACCTTCCTTGGATCGTGTGGGACGGCGATCGCGTCGTGGCAGGCCAATCGGGAAAACTCCCTACAGCGGCGTGGCTGGCGTCGTGTCGCCAGCTGGCGGAGGGCCTTGCCGCACAAGGCGACGCATGCGAGTCGGCTGCGATTGTGGAATTTCGCTATTTTGAACGCTTCGCCGTGTGTCCGTATGGGCAGCTTTGGGTGGCGATCGGCCCAGGCGTTGATCACGCCCTCGACCCCGCAGAAATCGATCGCGCCACCGGCGACGGCGTGCACGAGCCGCTCGGGAAGCCTGAATTTCGCGAGCTCGCCTCGCGGCTTCCCACCATGTCGCACGAACGATGGGTCGCCGTGGCGAAGACGCTGGACGCCCTGCTTGGCACCGGTGCGCCGGCGGATCGACACCCGCCCATCCTGTGGATCACGCGTGTGCCCTCGTCTTCCGACCGGTCGCTCACGGCCGCCGAAAGCGCTGTACCGGACGAAACCTGGTTTGAGCATCACCACTTTGTCTACACCAGCCGCCACGATGTGACGCGCGAGCGGGAGATGCTGCGCTGTGTCCGCACGGGCGATGTGGAAGGCATGCGGGCGCTACAGGCCGCGATTCGACGCGATCGGTCTGGGGTCGGCGTCCTTTCGAAGCGAAGCGAGATTCGCAACCGAAAGAACATCGGCATCTGCGCCATTACGCTTGCCACGCGGGCCGCGGTGGAGGCCGGCGTCGATGTCGAGACGGCGTACGGCATGAGCGACGCGTGGATTCAGACCTTGGAAGATGCGTCGACCCTCGTCGAGGTGGAGACGTGTGTGGATCGGGCTCTCGTCGCATTTGCGCGCGCGGCGCACAAGGCGCAAAGCTCGTCGCGATCGCGCCACGTCCGCGAAGCCGAAGCCTATCTGCGTCAGCACGTGACGAAGCGGGTGCGGATGGCGGATGTCGCGCGGCATGTCGGGGTGCATCCTCACCACCTGGCTGCGCGCTTCAAAGCGGAGACCGGCCAGACGCTCACGGAGGCCTTGTGGTCGATGCGAATTGAGGCGGCGAAGGAGATGCTGCGGGACTCCAGGATGAGCGTGGGCGAGATCGCCGCTTTGCTGCAGTTCACCGATCAGAGCCACTTTGCGCGGCGATTCCGGCAGGCGACGGGCTTGTCGCCGCGCGCCTTTCGCACGCGGTGCATAGCGGAGGCTGACGCCAGTCAGGTTATAAGGTGA
- a CDS encoding amino acid permease: MKQLDDILEKESKLRRGMQARHMFMISIGGVIGTGLFLSSGYTVNQAGPGGAVLAYVLGGVIVAIVMMCLGELATAMPVAGSFKTYAQEFISPSIGYLSAWLYWLNGAFTIGGEWIAADIIIHQYLPHVPDVAWYAIFAAIYLALNLTRVGVYGESEFWFASIKVIGIIAACVAGVLALFGLTGHPAIGLRNYTGQGGLFPHGLGAVFLALVPVSFAYSGTELIGIAAGESKDPATSVPRAVRTTSVRILLFYVISMIVLVGIIPWQKAGVNDSPFATIFQVAGIPSAHLIMDLIVITSALSAGSSWTYASSRLLWSMALDGMAPRFLTHLSKQKVPVWSVIVTLVVGTLSLWLYDVSPNTLYLWIVSGIGLIAVLSWAIICASQIGFRRKYVRDGGDVSQLAYRTPGYPVVPILGVVLNLAIAVSLLFIPGQRVAIYAGVPIIAIVLLSYYLIYKPRMGKS; this comes from the coding sequence ATGAAGCAGTTGGACGACATTCTCGAGAAAGAATCCAAGTTGCGCCGGGGCATGCAGGCGCGCCACATGTTCATGATCTCCATCGGCGGAGTGATTGGAACGGGGCTGTTTCTGAGCTCCGGCTACACCGTCAACCAGGCGGGCCCGGGCGGCGCCGTGCTGGCGTACGTGCTCGGCGGCGTGATCGTCGCCATCGTCATGATGTGCTTGGGCGAGTTGGCGACGGCGATGCCGGTGGCGGGATCGTTTAAGACCTACGCGCAGGAATTTATCAGCCCGTCCATCGGCTATCTGAGCGCGTGGTTGTACTGGCTGAACGGCGCCTTCACCATTGGCGGCGAGTGGATCGCCGCGGACATCATCATCCATCAGTACTTGCCGCACGTGCCGGACGTGGCGTGGTACGCGATTTTCGCCGCCATTTATTTGGCGCTCAACCTCACGCGCGTCGGCGTCTACGGGGAAAGCGAGTTCTGGTTTGCGAGCATCAAGGTCATCGGCATCATCGCCGCCTGTGTCGCAGGTGTGCTGGCGCTCTTTGGGCTGACGGGACACCCGGCCATCGGCCTGCGCAACTACACGGGCCAGGGCGGGCTGTTCCCGCACGGGCTCGGCGCGGTGTTCCTCGCGCTCGTCCCCGTGAGCTTCGCCTACAGCGGCACGGAGCTCATCGGCATTGCCGCGGGCGAGTCGAAGGACCCGGCGACGTCCGTGCCGCGCGCGGTGCGGACGACGAGCGTGCGCATTCTTCTGTTCTACGTCATCTCGATGATCGTCTTGGTCGGCATCATTCCGTGGCAGAAGGCGGGCGTGAACGACAGCCCCTTCGCGACCATCTTCCAGGTGGCAGGCATCCCGTCCGCGCACCTCATCATGGACCTCATCGTGATCACCTCGGCGTTGTCGGCCGGATCGTCGTGGACCTACGCGTCGTCGCGACTCCTCTGGTCCATGGCGCTCGACGGCATGGCGCCGCGCTTTTTGACGCACCTCTCGAAACAAAAGGTGCCGGTCTGGTCTGTCATCGTGACGCTCGTGGTCGGCACGCTCTCGCTGTGGCTGTACGACGTCTCACCCAACACGCTGTATCTGTGGATTGTCTCGGGCATCGGGCTCATCGCCGTGCTCTCGTGGGCCATCATCTGCGCATCTCAGATCGGCTTTCGCCGCAAGTACGTCCGCGACGGCGGTGACGTGTCCCAGCTCGCGTACCGCACGCCCGGGTATCCCGTCGTGCCCATTCTCGGCGTGGTGCTGAACCTCGCCATCGCGGTGAGCCTCTTGTTCATCCCCGGTCAGCGCGTCGCCATCTACGCCGGCGTGCCTATCATCGCGATCGTGCTCTTGAGCTATTACCTCATCTACAAGCCAAGGATGGGGAAGTCGTAA
- a CDS encoding peptidoglycan-binding protein produces MFVKTHRLLAVAALPATVLLTTPAPALAETSSSQSASAPSLNVPVAALTLAGVQSYPMLSYGSTGVYVEILQNALNALGYDVGQASGLFDATTQAEVKAFQQAMGLQTDGIVGPLTWGALAKAVADYRQVMTVLSSRSSLVQQVEWKRIVWNGRLISKPIGFTYQGTAYMPIWYVMQALSKAGIASTWQGGVWTLTPPGGQTVNYGKISYGPGSAAIAIGQTVVANVPAVVYPDPASGKLTTFMPVWYVMNALQRLGIGSTWQGTEWDMKPAPVVIETGDPSNNTTGSDPANSTGNGTGNSTGNATGAVPGGNTVTNVTTGSSNVTGNSTGNSLGNSTGNSLGNSTSNATGNATGNTTGNATGNSTGTSSGSFTNVDLRYPAPSNINAQSINQFLLQNSSPLNGLGNSFMDAQNLYSVDANYLVSHAILESAWGQSQIALQKNNLFGYGAYDSNPGQDAGVFPSDDYAIRFEAWTVRMNYLTPGASLYVTPTLSGMNVNYATAKTWASGIAAIMTQFASSVGSNVNAYVQYTPSNNPPAPRSTAEPVYYMNGAQGVTQQDPYYPNGGVPYYPTIAQGENQQFFGQLSVGSFGQPVVEVQQFLNRTINAGLTVDGQFGPLTQAAVEKFQSQVMHMSNPNGIWTFSMWVQYIQPSQSNANLIPAGTTVKIDQVAEGMAGPYVVPWYHVVGYGWVDSQYIKLTNVYRVIVQNPAGTATTIPVYQVGNLSSVLLNLHSGDWVVANSAQPSGGVYTIQIAAQDPTVSNGYAAGTLLTGFIPANGTVSLVPQN; encoded by the coding sequence ATGTTTGTGAAGACGCATCGCCTGCTCGCGGTCGCGGCACTGCCTGCAACAGTGCTGTTGACAACGCCGGCGCCCGCGCTGGCTGAGACCTCGAGCTCGCAGAGCGCTTCGGCGCCGTCGCTGAACGTGCCGGTCGCTGCCCTGACCCTCGCGGGTGTTCAATCGTATCCCATGCTGAGCTACGGATCCACGGGCGTGTACGTGGAAATTTTGCAGAACGCCCTGAATGCCCTGGGCTATGACGTGGGACAAGCCAGCGGGCTGTTCGACGCCACCACGCAGGCCGAAGTGAAGGCTTTTCAGCAGGCGATGGGCCTGCAGACGGACGGCATTGTGGGTCCCCTGACCTGGGGGGCTTTGGCGAAGGCGGTGGCCGATTATCGCCAGGTGATGACCGTACTCTCCAGTCGCAGCTCGCTGGTTCAGCAAGTCGAATGGAAGCGCATCGTATGGAACGGCAGGTTGATTTCGAAGCCCATCGGCTTCACGTACCAGGGGACAGCGTACATGCCCATTTGGTACGTCATGCAGGCGCTTAGCAAGGCGGGCATTGCGAGCACGTGGCAGGGAGGGGTTTGGACGCTCACGCCGCCCGGAGGTCAGACCGTGAATTACGGAAAGATCTCGTACGGGCCGGGCAGTGCGGCCATCGCCATCGGCCAGACCGTGGTCGCCAATGTGCCCGCGGTGGTGTACCCTGATCCGGCATCCGGAAAGCTCACGACCTTCATGCCTGTTTGGTACGTCATGAACGCGTTGCAGCGGCTGGGCATCGGTTCGACGTGGCAGGGAACCGAGTGGGACATGAAGCCAGCTCCCGTCGTGATCGAGACGGGCGATCCGTCGAACAACACCACCGGGTCAGATCCCGCGAACAGCACGGGCAACGGCACCGGGAACTCGACGGGCAACGCCACGGGCGCCGTGCCAGGCGGCAATACCGTGACGAACGTCACCACGGGCTCGTCCAACGTCACCGGCAACTCGACGGGCAACAGTTTGGGGAACTCGACGGGCAACAGCTTGGGCAACAGCACGTCGAACGCGACGGGCAATGCCACCGGCAACACCACCGGGAATGCGACCGGCAATTCCACGGGCACGAGCAGCGGGTCGTTCACGAATGTCGACCTGCGCTATCCGGCGCCGTCCAACATCAATGCGCAGAGCATCAACCAGTTTCTGCTGCAGAACAGCTCGCCGCTCAATGGGCTGGGCAATTCGTTCATGGACGCCCAGAACCTGTACAGCGTCGACGCCAACTACCTTGTCTCGCACGCCATCCTCGAGAGTGCGTGGGGGCAAAGCCAAATTGCCCTTCAGAAGAACAATCTGTTTGGCTACGGCGCTTACGATTCGAACCCCGGACAGGATGCGGGCGTATTCCCGAGCGACGACTACGCCATCCGATTCGAGGCGTGGACCGTGCGCATGAACTACCTCACGCCGGGCGCGAGCTTGTACGTGACGCCGACGCTCAGCGGAATGAACGTGAACTACGCCACAGCCAAGACCTGGGCAAGCGGCATTGCGGCCATCATGACGCAGTTTGCGAGCTCCGTCGGATCGAACGTGAATGCGTACGTGCAGTACACGCCGTCCAACAATCCGCCCGCTCCGAGATCGACAGCGGAACCGGTGTACTACATGAACGGCGCGCAAGGGGTAACGCAGCAGGATCCGTATTACCCGAATGGCGGCGTTCCGTACTACCCGACCATCGCGCAGGGTGAGAATCAGCAGTTCTTTGGCCAGCTAAGTGTCGGCAGCTTCGGTCAACCCGTGGTGGAGGTTCAGCAGTTCCTGAACCGGACCATCAACGCGGGGCTGACCGTGGACGGGCAGTTTGGCCCGCTGACGCAGGCCGCGGTCGAGAAGTTCCAGTCGCAGGTCATGCACATGTCGAACCCGAACGGCATTTGGACGTTCAGCATGTGGGTCCAGTACATCCAGCCTTCTCAGTCGAACGCCAATCTCATCCCGGCTGGGACCACCGTGAAAATTGACCAGGTCGCCGAGGGCATGGCGGGCCCGTACGTCGTGCCTTGGTACCACGTGGTGGGCTATGGCTGGGTCGACTCGCAGTATATCAAGTTGACCAACGTGTATCGCGTCATTGTGCAGAACCCGGCCGGAACGGCCACCACCATTCCCGTCTACCAGGTGGGCAACCTGTCTTCGGTATTGCTCAATCTGCACAGCGGAGACTGGGTGGTTGCCAACTCAGCGCAGCCCTCGGGCGGCGTGTACACCATTCAGATTGCGGCTCAGGATCCCACCGTGTCGAACGGCTACGCCGCCGGGACGCTCTTGACAGGCTTCATCCCGGCAAACGGCACGGTCAGCTTGGTCCCACAAAACTGA
- a CDS encoding sigma-54 interaction domain-containing protein codes for MRVEDGEVRRMLLEAALDALDEGVHAVDANGVTVYYNRKMADMEAMSRQDVMGRRIDDVFTFPDAAGSTLLDAVHRGVRRDDVRQTYFNRRGQAITTVNRTFPVYAGGRIVGAVEIARDVTSVEQLRNTAFGQAGVRYSFASIIAESAAMREVLEQARRAARTDSSVLIAGETGTGKELLAQGIHAASPRRDGPFVSQNVAALPDTLVEGILFGTSRGAFTGAVDRPGLIEQANGGTLLLDELNAMPVPLQAKLLRVLQERVVRRVGDVKDRPVDVRILATMNEDPARAIREGRLRADLFYRLSVVTLTVPPLRFRRADIPPLVEHFIRRLNTLFSLRVQGCEPRLMDAFLAYDWPGNVRELEHVIEGAMNLMEDEAWIGFQHLPGYVRRRLERALEAGRAAAEDASAGEGIEGGREGGERELTARSGTPGGATVAPVTLTDRLAGTGPESREALASPMPGATFRQRMRDYARSLLREVLAETRGNVSEAARRLGMSRQNLQYWLHEVDVDPALYRR; via the coding sequence ATGCGGGTAGAGGATGGGGAAGTGCGGCGAATGCTGCTGGAAGCCGCGCTCGATGCGCTCGACGAAGGCGTGCACGCGGTGGACGCGAACGGCGTCACGGTGTATTACAACCGCAAGATGGCGGACATGGAGGCGATGTCGCGGCAGGACGTGATGGGCCGCCGCATTGACGACGTGTTCACGTTTCCGGACGCGGCGGGGAGCACGCTCCTGGACGCGGTGCACAGGGGCGTGCGGAGGGACGACGTGCGCCAGACGTACTTCAATCGGCGCGGCCAGGCCATCACGACGGTGAATCGGACGTTTCCCGTCTATGCCGGAGGGCGCATCGTGGGGGCCGTCGAGATCGCCCGCGACGTCACGAGCGTCGAGCAGCTGAGGAACACGGCGTTTGGCCAGGCGGGCGTGCGCTACTCGTTTGCGTCCATCATCGCGGAAAGCGCGGCGATGCGGGAGGTCCTGGAGCAGGCGCGGCGCGCGGCTCGGACCGACTCGTCCGTCCTCATCGCCGGGGAGACGGGGACGGGCAAGGAGCTGTTGGCCCAGGGCATTCATGCGGCGAGCCCGCGGCGAGACGGTCCCTTTGTGTCGCAGAACGTCGCCGCCCTTCCGGACACGCTCGTGGAAGGCATCCTGTTTGGCACCTCGCGCGGGGCGTTCACAGGCGCCGTCGACCGGCCCGGGCTGATCGAGCAGGCGAACGGCGGCACACTTTTGTTGGACGAGTTGAACGCGATGCCGGTGCCGCTTCAGGCGAAGCTCTTGCGGGTGTTGCAGGAGCGCGTCGTGCGGCGGGTGGGGGACGTGAAAGACCGGCCCGTGGACGTCCGCATCCTGGCGACGATGAACGAGGATCCGGCGCGCGCCATCCGCGAGGGGCGGCTCAGGGCCGACTTGTTCTATCGCTTGAGCGTGGTGACGCTGACCGTGCCGCCTCTGCGATTCCGCCGCGCCGACATTCCGCCGCTTGTGGAGCATTTCATTCGGCGGTTGAACACCCTGTTTTCCCTGCGCGTCCAGGGCTGCGAACCGAGGCTGATGGACGCCTTTCTCGCGTACGACTGGCCAGGAAACGTCAGGGAGCTCGAGCACGTGATTGAGGGTGCCATGAACCTGATGGAGGACGAGGCGTGGATTGGCTTTCAACATCTGCCGGGCTACGTGCGCCGGCGGCTGGAACGGGCGCTCGAGGCGGGCCGGGCTGCCGCGGAAGACGCTTCGGCCGGCGAGGGCATCGAAGGTGGGCGCGAGGGTGGGGAGCGCGAGCTTACGGCGCGCAGCGGCACGCCAGGTGGCGCCACGGTGGCACCGGTCACGTTGACGGACCGGCTGGCGGGGACCGGGCCGGAAAGCCGCGAGGCGTTGGCGTCGCCGATGCCTGGGGCCACCTTTCGGCAGCGGATGCGCGATTACGCTCGGTCGCTTTTGCGGGAGGTGCTCGCCGAGACGCGGGGCAACGTCTCGGAGGCAGCGAGGCGGCTCGGCATGTCCCGGCAGAATCTGCAGTACTGGCTGCACGAGGTCGACGTGGATCCAGCGCTGTACCGCCGTTGA
- a CDS encoding SDR family oxidoreductase, with protein MPTTTMSPNAPTAGQTPTYPTSFPPQHQNKQPGVESQMNPRPFFDHPDYRGAGKLKDKVALITGGDSGIGRAVAVAFAKEGADVVIAYRDETADAEETVQHVERHGRRARHIAFDVSNPAECRRVVDQTIQAFGKVDILVNNAARQHPQASILDITPEQLHATFATNVFGYFYMIQAALPHMKPGACILNTASITAYRGHETLIDYAATKGAIVSLTRSLALSLAKQGIRVNAVAPGPIWTPLIPASFGADEVAKFGTDTPMGRAGQPAELAPAYVFLASADSSYMTGQVLHVNGGEIVNG; from the coding sequence ATGCCCACAACCACCATGTCTCCGAACGCTCCGACGGCTGGCCAAACGCCCACGTATCCCACGTCGTTTCCGCCGCAGCATCAGAACAAGCAGCCCGGCGTGGAGTCGCAGATGAACCCGCGCCCGTTCTTCGACCACCCGGACTACCGCGGCGCGGGCAAGCTCAAGGACAAGGTGGCGCTCATCACCGGCGGCGACAGCGGCATCGGCCGCGCTGTCGCGGTGGCGTTTGCCAAGGAGGGGGCAGACGTCGTCATCGCGTACCGGGATGAAACGGCAGACGCCGAAGAAACGGTGCAACACGTGGAGCGGCACGGCCGGCGCGCCCGACACATCGCCTTCGACGTGTCCAACCCAGCGGAGTGCCGTCGCGTCGTGGACCAGACCATCCAGGCGTTCGGCAAGGTGGACATTCTGGTCAACAACGCGGCCCGCCAGCATCCCCAGGCGAGCATCCTGGATATCACGCCGGAGCAGCTCCACGCGACGTTCGCGACCAACGTGTTCGGCTACTTTTACATGATTCAGGCGGCGTTGCCGCACATGAAGCCGGGCGCCTGTATCCTCAATACGGCCTCGATCACGGCTTACCGCGGCCACGAGACGCTGATCGACTACGCTGCGACGAAGGGCGCGATTGTGTCGTTGACGCGATCGCTCGCGCTTTCGCTGGCCAAACAGGGCATTCGCGTGAACGCGGTGGCGCCGGGGCCGATTTGGACGCCGCTCATCCCGGCGAGCTTTGGCGCGGACGAGGTGGCCAAGTTTGGCACGGACACGCCGATGGGCCGCGCCGGTCAGCCGGCGGAGTTGGCGCCGGCGTACGTATTTCTGGCGTCAGCCGACTCGTCGTACATGACGGGGCAGGTGCTGCACGTGAATGGCGGCGAGATCGTCAACGGGTGA
- the rpoN gene encoding RNA polymerase factor sigma-54: MQSLGLELAMRQELRLTAEMRLSLHVLAISSADLAEELERFAEEEPLFRYDRPRPISAPRADDVDPLARVSSPLTLAEALKQELRLMRLPEPVLRVALYLADDLDERGYLAEPLDAVTARLGVTPDVARAALDALQSCDPPGVGAEDLESCLLLQLRNERAPIRSVMEAVIRHHLVDLAEGRLDEIAAALSTSRAEVEEAVRRIRRLHPAPAAAVAAEPVAPLVPDVIVRQVEGEWSVEVTDWAAPRLELRAEYRHLVQSADEEARRFVSARLKRASWWMRAIERRRMTLQMVAQALVRRQTAYLERGPVGIRPLRLADIADEIGVHESTVSRAVKDKILASPQGLVRMERLFSVEVAPGWSQEAAKARLAELVRAEDKANPLSDQAIANLLAEEGCTLSRRAIAKYREALGIPNSFQRKR; encoded by the coding sequence ATGCAATCCTTAGGACTCGAGCTCGCCATGCGCCAGGAGCTGCGGCTCACGGCCGAAATGAGGCTCTCGCTGCACGTCTTGGCGATCTCGTCGGCCGATCTCGCCGAGGAACTCGAGCGGTTCGCCGAGGAGGAGCCTCTGTTCCGGTACGATCGTCCGCGCCCCATCTCCGCCCCGCGCGCGGACGATGTCGATCCGCTGGCGCGCGTCTCGAGCCCCCTCACGCTGGCCGAGGCGCTGAAGCAGGAGCTGCGCCTCATGCGCCTGCCCGAGCCCGTGCTCCGCGTGGCGCTTTACCTCGCCGACGATCTCGACGAGCGCGGCTACCTCGCCGAGCCCCTCGACGCCGTCACCGCAAGGCTCGGCGTGACGCCCGACGTGGCGCGCGCGGCGCTTGACGCCCTGCAGTCGTGCGATCCGCCCGGCGTGGGTGCAGAGGATCTCGAGTCCTGCCTCCTGCTTCAGCTGCGAAACGAGCGCGCGCCCATTCGCTCGGTGATGGAGGCCGTGATCCGCCATCACCTGGTGGATCTCGCGGAGGGACGCCTGGACGAGATCGCCGCTGCCCTGTCGACGTCGCGCGCCGAGGTGGAGGAGGCCGTTCGCCGCATTCGGCGCCTCCACCCAGCGCCCGCGGCGGCGGTGGCGGCCGAACCCGTCGCGCCGCTCGTACCCGATGTGATCGTGCGCCAGGTCGAGGGCGAGTGGAGCGTCGAAGTGACCGATTGGGCGGCCCCGCGCCTCGAGCTCCGCGCCGAGTACCGGCATCTCGTGCAGAGCGCAGACGAGGAGGCGCGGCGGTTCGTCTCGGCGCGGCTCAAGCGCGCATCCTGGTGGATGCGGGCCATCGAGCGCAGGCGCATGACGCTGCAGATGGTGGCGCAGGCGCTCGTGCGACGTCAAACGGCGTACCTGGAGCGGGGGCCCGTCGGCATCCGGCCGCTTCGCCTGGCCGATATCGCCGACGAGATCGGGGTGCATGAGTCGACCGTGAGTCGGGCAGTGAAGGACAAGATTCTTGCGTCGCCGCAAGGGCTCGTGCGCATGGAGCGGTTGTTCTCCGTCGAGGTGGCGCCGGGGTGGTCGCAGGAGGCCGCGAAGGCGCGCCTCGCCGAGCTCGTGCGGGCGGAGGACAAGGCGAACCCTCTGTCTGACCAGGCGATTGCGAATCTTCTGGCCGAAGAGGGCTGCACCTTGTCGCGCCGCGCGATTGCGAAATACCGGGAGGCACTGGGCATTCCCAACTCGTTTCAACGGAAGCGGTGA